From the Candidatus Thermoplasmatota archaeon genome, the window CCCCCAGCGGGATGTTGGGGCGCGACCACAGGCCGATCTCGTAGGGCTTCTCGGCCCACCTGAGCGCCTCCTCGGCGAGGCCCGGGCGCTCCTTGAGGAACGCGCGCGGGTCCGCGAGCTTCCCTTCGATCGCGGTCACGGCCGCGACGATGGGCGAAACAAGGTACGACTGCGACTGCACGTGCCCCATGCGGCCCGGGAAGTTGCGGTTCGACGTCGAGACGCAGACTTCGCCCGCGTCGATGACGCCGCCCATGCCGCCGAAGCACGCGCCGCAGCTCGACGGGTTGAACGCGCCTCCGGCGTCGGTGATGATCTCGATGATGCCCTCCTTGAGGGCCTGCTTGTAGATGCTCGTCGAGGCCGGGTAGACAAGGAGACGCGTGCCGTTCTTCACGCGCTCGCCCTTGAGGATCGCCGCCGTGATGCGGAGGTCCTCGAGGCGCGCGTTCGTGCAGCTCCCGATGAACACCTGGTCCACGCGGCCCGTCTTCACCTGGCTCACGGGCTTCACGTTGTCGGGGCTCTGCGGCATCGCGACCATCGGCTCGAGCGCGTCGCCGTCGATCGTGACCGTGCGCTCGTAGACCGCGCCCGCATCGGCGCGCAGGTCCGCGTGGCGCTCGATCTCCGAGCGGCGGTTGGACTTCATGGGCGTCTTCCGCAGGTAGTCGATCGTCTTCTCGTCCGCGGGGAGGACGCCCGCTTTGGCGCCGAGCTCGGTCGTCATGTTCGAGAGCGTGAAGCGCTGGAACATGGGGAGCGACGCGATGCCCGCGCCCGTGAACTCGACGGCCTTGTACGCGCCGCCTTCGGTCGTGAGCTGGCGCGCGGTCTCGAGGATGAGGTCCTTCGATTGGACCGGGAACGCGATCTCGCCCTTGACCTCGACGCGGATGCTCTCGGGGACCTTGAGCCAGATCTCGCCCGTCGCGAACACGGCCGCCATCTCGGTCGGGCCGATGCCCGCCGCGAAGGCGCCCACGGCGCCGAGCATGTTCGTGTGCGAGTCCGTGCCGAGCACGAGGTCGCCCGGGAGGCAGAAGCCCTCCTCCGCGAGGATCTGGTGGCAGATGCCCTGCGCCCCGACGTCGTAGAAGTGGGGGAGCTTGTGCTTCTCGGCGAAGCGGCGGATCGCGTGGTGGAGCTTCGCGCTCGCCTCGCTCGACGCGGGGACCCAGTGGTCGATCGGGATCACGACGCGGTTCGGGTCCCAGACCTCGGTCGCGCCCATCTCCTCGAACGGCTTGATGAGCTGCGCGCACGCCTCGTGCGCCATCGCCACGTCGACCGGGCACTCCACGATCTCCCCCGGCTTCACCGAGGGCTTCCCGGCCTTGAGGGCGAGGATCTTCTCCGACAGGGTCTGCGGGCGCGGCGCCATGCGGATTCCCGCGGCCCGATGAAAGGGGGGTCTCTTCAAATTATGGCCCCGGCGACCGGCGCGCGGCGGAGCGCCGGCTCGAGATCGCTCCCCGCCCTTGCGCGGTCCCGGTCCCGGGGCCGACGTGCGCGGTCGCCGCCGCCCTGGACCTCATGGCCGCGACGACCCCTCCCGCCAGCTCCGCGCGAAGCGCGCGCGACGGGGGAC encodes:
- a CDS encoding 3-isopropylmalate dehydratase large subunit translates to MAPRPQTLSEKILALKAGKPSVKPGEIVECPVDVAMAHEACAQLIKPFEEMGATEVWDPNRVVIPIDHWVPASSEASAKLHHAIRRFAEKHKLPHFYDVGAQGICHQILAEEGFCLPGDLVLGTDSHTNMLGAVGAFAAGIGPTEMAAVFATGEIWLKVPESIRVEVKGEIAFPVQSKDLILETARQLTTEGGAYKAVEFTGAGIASLPMFQRFTLSNMTTELGAKAGVLPADEKTIDYLRKTPMKSNRRSEIERHADLRADAGAVYERTVTIDGDALEPMVAMPQSPDNVKPVSQVKTGRVDQVFIGSCTNARLEDLRITAAILKGERVKNGTRLLVYPASTSIYKQALKEGIIEIITDAGGAFNPSSCGACFGGMGGVIDAGEVCVSTSNRNFPGRMGHVQSQSYLVSPIVAAVTAIEGKLADPRAFLKERPGLAEEALRWAEKPYEIGLWSRPNIPLGVA